In Colletotrichum higginsianum IMI 349063 chromosome 1, whole genome shotgun sequence, one genomic interval encodes:
- a CDS encoding Splicing factor 3A subunit 2 produces the protein MDYQNRAGSKFGGGGVASFSATNADRRERLRKLALETIDLDKDPYFFKNHVGSFECRLCLTVHQNDGSYLAHTQGKKHQTNLARRAAREQKEGKQNIDPATGLPMGVSGAGFGGAGIRRNVIKIGRPGYKITKVRDPVTRQQGLLFQLQYPDIAPDVEPKWQVMNAFTQRIEEPDKNFQYLLVAAEPYETCGFKIPARELDKRDDKQFSFWDPDAKEYWLQVMFMSEREERYVAAPGTRR, from the coding sequence ATGGACTACCAGAACCGCGCCGGCTCCaagttcggcggcggcggcgtcgcctccttctcggccacCAACGCCGACCGCCGCGAGCGCCTCCGCAagctcgccctcgagaccatcgacctcgacaaggaccCCTACTTCTTCAAGAACCACGTCGGCTCCTTCGAGTGCCGCCTCTGCCTCACTGTCCACCAGAACGACGGCTCCTACCTCGCCCACACCCAGGGCAAGAAGCACCAGACCaacctcgcccgccgcgccgcccgcgaaCAGAAGGAGGGGAAGCAGAACATCGACCCGGCCACGGGCCTGCCCATGGGCgtctccggcgccggcttcggcggcgccggcatccgCCGCAACGTCATCAAGATCGGCCGCCCCGGCTACAAGATCACAAAGGTCCGCGACCCCGTCACGCGCCAGCAGGGCCTGCTCTTCCAGCTGCAGTACCCGGACATCGCGCCCGACGTCGAGCCCAAGTGGCAGGTCATGAACGCCTTCACCCAGCGCATCGAGGAGCCCGACAAGAACTTCCAGtacctcctcgtcgccgccgagccctACGAGACGTGCGGCTTCAAGATCCCCGCTCGCGAGCTTGACAAGCGCGACGACAAGCAGTTCAGCTTCTGGGACCCGGACGCCAAGGAGTACTGGCTGCAGGTCATGTTCATGTCGGAGCGTGAGGAGAGGTACGTCGCCGCGCCGGGCACGAGGAGGTGA
- a CDS encoding Archaeal flagellin n-terminal-like domain-containing protein produces MRGISAEALIAVEWLFITIALCLIIARINLRIFHLKAGFVLSDAFIAAAFAAGVSLNAVDITLYLRGVYEPDIDFKMTNWVATEAESVYVYRTLYFLYFPFYFEQYFNKGTLLALYYEIFGRGSTKIRASLLCLVAYCAAGFITTMCMILFYCKWGCYWYSLSPYSLRVSLALRCWVVNDNLGWALHFSSDVFIFILPLVYISKLNMSKAQKISASVTFSIGLVNILITLSRWFIVQAVFTEVPALNTGQLLAVLDGHIGLIVSILPSLRPYLRLWQNVNDSRPAKSNATSEGLTTGKEETLSTSRVTSSSHDSNKKAEEVSRV; encoded by the exons ATGAGAGGCATTTCGGCAGAGGCGCTAATT GCCGTCGAGTGGTTGTTCATCACCATTGCGTTATGCCTCATCATCGCGCGGATCAACCTGCGAATATTCCACCTCAAAGCGGGCTTCGTGCTCAGCGATGCCTTCATCGCCGcggccttcgccgccggcgtctccctgaacGCCGTCGACATCACGCTGTACCTCCGCGGCGTCTACGAGCCGGACATCGACTTCAAGATGACCAACTGGGTGGCCACGGAAGCGGAGTCGGTCTACGTTTACAGG ACGCTCTACTTCCTGTACTTCCCATTTTACTTTGAGCAATACTTCAACAAGGGCACCCTCCTCGCTCTGTACTACGAAATATTCGGCAGAGGCTCTACCAAGATCAGGGCCTCGCTGTTATGCCTCGTGGCTTACTGTGCTGCCGGCTTCATCACGACCATGTGCATGATTTTATTCTACTGCAAGTGGGGTTGCTACTGGTACTCTCTGTCCCCCTATTCTCTCCGTGTTTCGTTGGCCCTT CGGTGTTGGGTAGTCAACGATAACCTCGGCTGGGCTCTCCACTTCAGCTCCGACGTCTTCA TCTTCATCCTCCCGCTCGTCTATATCAGCAAGCTGAACATGTCGAAAGCGCAGAAGATCAGTGCCAGCGTCACCTTCAGCATCGGCCTAGTCAACATCCTCATCACCCTCTCGAGGTGGTTCATAGTCCAAGCCGTCTTCACCGAAGTGCCAGCCCTCAACACAGGCC AGTTACTGGCAGTCTTGGACGGTCACATAGGCTTGATCGTCAGCATACTGCCATCCCTCCGCCCCTATCTCCGCCTTTGGCAGAATGTAAATGACTCTCGGCCAGCCAAGAGCAACGCCACATCCGAGGGCCTCACCACAGGGAAAGAAGAAACCCTCTCCACATCCCGCGTAACATCCTCCTCGCATGATTCGAACAAAAAGGCCGAAGAGGTGAGCCGCGTATAG
- a CDS encoding glycosyl hydrolase family 43: protein MKLHLSSVLPMAAVTLAVAQQTFSNPVLWQDLADLEVIRVNDTYYYTASTMHYSPGAPVLKSYNLVDWEFVGNSVPELIFGDEYYLNGTSRAYVGGIWASSLQYRESNGLFYWYGCIQSGEMKTWIFTASDPAGPWTAQPPIDECFYDLGVLVDDDDTMYVAYGRYNISVAQLSPDGLKPVRNEVVWVDPVRYLEGARFYHIGSSYYIWLTKPADGQHVLKADSPWGPYTDRTVLDRMASPIPHSGTPHQGGIVDTPDGDWWYMSFLDAYPSGRIPVLAPLTWDEEGWPHIVTDEAGGWGKTYPMPVQTDKTVDAAGEYTDSFAGPGLSPEWAFNHNPDNSAWELGAGGLTLRTATVTDDLYSARNTLAHRILGPKSSGTFRLNVGNMADGDVAGVSIFRDESAYIGLRKEGGSLKLVAVHDVLAPESAGWQTTSNGTVVATASGCSIDLSGAADGTSDIYLRIVADLHPTFGVEAHNPAQLLYSTDGENFTQLGPDYWCHNRWQYFLAFRFAVFNYATKSLGGSVLVKEFTLELVE, encoded by the exons ATGAAGCTGCACCTGTCATCAGTCCTGCCGATGGCCGCGGTCACCTTGGCCGTAGCGCAGCAAACCTTCTCAAACCCGGTCCTGTGGCAGGACTtggccgacctcgaggtcATCCGCGTCAACGACACGTACTACTACACGGCTTCGACGATGCACTACTCCCCCGGCGCTCCTGTGCTGAAGAGCTACAACCTCGTCGACTGGGAGTTTGTCGGGAACTCGGTCCCCGAACTCATCTTCGGAGACGAGTATTACCTGAACGGCACGTCGCGCGCCTACGTCGGTGGTATCTGGGCAAGCAGTCTGCAGTACCGCGAGAGCAACGGCCTCTTCTACTGGTATGGCTGCATCCAGTCCGGAGAGATGAAGACCTGGATCTTCACGGCTAGCGACCCGGCCGGGCCATGGACTGCGCAGCCGCCCATCGACGAGTGTTTCTATGACTTGGGAGTGttggtcgacgacgacgacaccatgTACGTGGCATATGGGAGGTACAACATCAGCGTTGCCCAGCTTTCTCCCGACGGACTGAAGCCGGTCAGGAACGAG GTTGTTTGGGTTGACCCCGTACGATATCTGGAAGGCGCCCGCTTCTATCACATCGGCTCAAGCTACTACATCTGGCTGACGAagcccgccgacggccaACATGTGCTGAAGGCAGACAGCCCGTGGGGGCCGTACACCGACCGCACAGTCCTCGACAGGATGGCCTCGCCGATTCCCCACTCGGGGACGCCGCACCAAGGCGGCATCGTGGACACCCCCGACGGCGACTGGTGGTACATGTCCTTCCTGGACGCGTATCCCAGCGGCCGCATCCCGGTCCTCGCGCCGCTGAcctgggacgaggagggaTGGCCGCACATCGtgacggacgaggccggcggctggggcaaGACGTACCCGATGCCCGTCCAGACCGACAAGacggtcgacgccgccggcgagtaCACGGACAGCTTCGCCGGCCCCGGGCTCTCCCCCGAGTGGGCGTTCAACCACAACCCCGACAACTCGGCCTGGGAGctgggcgccggcggcctgaCGCTCCGCACGGCGACCGTCACCGACGACCTCTACAGCGCGCGCAACACCCTCGCCCACCGCATCCTGGGCCCGAAGAGCAGCGGCACGTTCCGCCTGAACGTCGGCAACATGGCGGACGGCGACGTGGCCGGCGTCTCCATCTTCCGCGACGAGTCGGCCTACATCGGTCTCCGCAAGGAGGGCGGCTCCCTGAAGCTCGTTGCCGTCCACGACGTCCTCGCGCCCGAGAGCGCCGGCTGGCAAACCACCTccaacggcaccgtcgtGGCCACGGCGAGCGGGTGCAGCATCGACCTGTCCGGGGCCGCTGACGGGACCTCGGACATCTACCTGCGCATCGTCGCGGACCTGCACCCGAccttcggcgtcgaggcgcaCAACCCGGCCCAGCTGCTCTACTCCACCGACGGAGAGAACTTCACGCAGCTGGGGCCCGATTATTGGTGCCACAACAGATGGCAGTACTTCTTGGCGTTCCGCTTCGCCGTCTTCAACTATGCTACCAAGTCCCTGGGCGGTTCGGTCCTTGTGAAGGAGTTTACGCTCGAGTTGGTCGAGTAG
- a CDS encoding EC90 protein → MQISELFSILAVVGVAAALPQATPTTPTPTSASAAATISATSSPTCSPGPVIDYTVVSGDTLTIISQRFSSGICNIADASGITNPNFLSLGQVLQVPTYVCTPDNTSCLAKEGSDTCVEGGPATHTIVAGDTFFLVAQSLGLDVNALLAANEGVDPLLLQIGDVINIPVC, encoded by the exons ATGCAGATCTCCGAACTCTTCTCCATCCTGGCTGTCGTcggcgttgccgccgccctccct CAGGCTACCCCGACCACGCCCACTCCCACCAGCGCGTCGGCCGCGGCCACAATTTCGgccacctcctcgccgacctgcTCCCCCGGCCCGGTCATTGACTACACCGTCGTCTCGGGCGACACCCTGACCATCATCTCGCAGAGATTCAGCTCCGGCATCTGCAACATCGCCGACGCGAGCGGCATCACCAACCCCAACTTCCTCTCGCTCGGCCAGGTCCTCCAGGTCCCTACCTACGTCTGCACCCCGGACAACACCTCGTGCctggccaaggagggcaGCGATACCtgcgtcgagggcggcccgGCCACCCacaccatcgtcgccggcgacaccttcttcctcgtcgcccagagcctcggcctcgacgtcaaCGCCCTCCTCGCTGCCAACGAGGGCGTGGACCCTCTCCTGCTCCAGATCGGCGATGTCATCAACATCCCCGTCTGTTAA
- a CDS encoding Phytanoyl-dioxygenase, giving the protein MSMPPPSRSLGSGLDFSHIKYGDKAKRFAAQSTLAREILIQKLQAFQEIKALIKITFSERDRSSAAIWIDARSSPVKLLDSAPADNAEPSFELSWPPEKFEDLRDGREDPQTAVMMSAGSGGSKGNLPLAIRFADLITPDPTEPPQTADQLDLNELPKPTEDIDQVKRDLRKWGYGLVTGAPCCALLKNALTTEQVAILKKGAQEQAAGERKAGVATFDGGPKKPNQRIWNLFNKGEEFLDLLNHPLIDEVVPWYLGCDNPLLWSYSVNIARPGGLPQVLHWDQGIMGHGRAKAVALNISWLLCDFHEKNGGTRIFPGSHDKNVRPRNVFSSDGSIGCEAPAGTALIFEGRIWHGTGTNTETSGERPCVLSLFTHPAVRPKENALLGLSWEVEDQLPERQKSLAALRTGQAGVGGALGEAREGIIIRRPRGDEHRPVGKVRAPHDDAEVERLLLNGDHANNEQSNVREAGGLDK; this is encoded by the exons ATGTCTATGCCGCCTCCATCCCGGTCCCTCGGCTCGGGCCTCGACTTTAGCCACATCAAGTACGGCGATAAGGCCAAGCGTTTCGCGGCACAAAGTACGCTGGCCAGAGAGATCCTCATCCAGAAGTTGCAG GCATTCCAAGAGATCAAGGCACTTATCAAGATTACATTCTCCGAAAGGGACCGTTCGAGTGCTGCCATCTGGATAGACGCCCGATCCAGCCCGGTGAAGCTCCTCGATTCCGCGCCCGCAGACAACGCCGAGCCTTCCTTCGAGCTCTCGTGGCCCCCAGAGAAGTTCGAAGACTTGAGGGATGGCCGGGAGGATCCCCAGACTGCCGTGATGATGTCGGCGGGCTCGGGGGGAAGCAAGGGAAACTTGCCCTTGGCGATCCGCTTCGCCGATCTCATTACTCCCGACCCGACCGAGCCGCCCCAGACCGCAGACCAACTCGACCTGAACGAGCTTCCCAAGCCGACGGAGGACATTGACCAGGTCAAGCGAGACCTCAGAAAATGGGGCTATGGGTTGGTCACAGGCGCTCCGTGCTGCGC GTTGCTCAAGAACGCCCTGACCACCGAGCAGGTTGCCATTCTTAAGAAGGGAGCCCAGGAGCAGGCGGCCGGAGAGCGCAAGGCCGGCGTGGCTACCTTTGACGGCGGGCCGAAGAAGCCCAACCAGCGGATCTGGAACCTGTTCAACAAGGGAGAGGagttcctcgacctcctgaACCATCCCCTGATCGACGAGGTTGTCCCGTGGTACCTGGGTTGCGACAACCCTCTGTTGTGGTCATACTCT GTCAACATTGCCCGTCCTGGGGGCTTGCCGCAGGTTCTTCACTGGGATCAGGGCATCATGGGCCACGGCCGGGCGAAGGCCGTTGCTCTCAACATCTCGTGGCTCCTGTGCGACTTCCACGAGAAGAACGGAGGAACGCGCATCTTCCCCGGGTCTCACGACAAGAACGTCCGGCCGCGGAATGTGTTCTCAAGC GACGGCTCCATCGGCTGCGAGGCACCTGCAGGCACTGCCCTGATCTTCGAAGGCCGAATCTGGcacggcaccggcaccaacACCGAGACGTCAGGCGAGCGGCCGTGCGTGCTGAGCCTCTTCACCCATCCCGCCGTGAGGCCTAAGGAGAACGCGCTGCTGGGCCTGAGCTGGGAGGTTGAGGACCAGCTCCCGGAGCGGCAGAAGTCCCTCGCCGCGCTGCGGAcggggcaggccggcgtcggcggggcCCTGGGGGAGGCGCGCGAGGGCATCATCatccggcggccgaggggggaCGAGCATAGGCCGGTCGGCAAGGTGAGGGCGCCGcatgacgacgccgaggtggaGCGGCTGCTGTTGAACGGCGACCACGCCAACAATGAGCAGTCGAATGTGCGGGAGGCCGGAGGGCTGGACAAGTGA
- a CDS encoding Hexose transporter protein, with amino-acid sequence MDLKQKESHGVDHVDVANMNDVYLQPPEATTVPWYKQTQLRKLYFNMVFLFLGSTTLGYDASLLNGLQTMQSWQSYFDHPSGSRLGIFGAMPGFGGLFVLLFAPYVADGLGRKWGTAIGCIIVIFGALLQSFPVGAGARRDAMYLVGRFIMGAGSNISNATCPLLITEVAHPQHRGKVTTLYNTLWYLGSIISAWTCFGTLTNQSGNIQWTLPTGLQCMMPGIQLLSIWFLPESPRWLISKGKEAEAKRVLIKYHGNNNENDEFANWELAEISTTLRLEKEASSQSGWMELVRTPGNRKRCGLIIATAIFSQCSGNGLVSYYLSVILGTIGIKDSITQAYINGGLTIWSWLVSLTAAFFVDRVGRRVLFLFAGVGMLISFSVWTACSAVYAQTESASAGIAVVAMIFVFYGVAGAAWPGLTVSYTVEILPYNIRAKGLNLCFCFTALSGVFNQWVNPLGLEQLEWKFYFVYIAILVIECLVIYFFFVETKGPTLEEISMLFDGKDSAAGVARVHAQAKVDEVEKREVA; translated from the exons ATGGATCTCAAGCAGAAAGAAAGCCACGGCGTTGACCACGTTGACGTTGCCAACATGAACGACGTCTACCTGCAGCCGCCAGAGGCAACGACAGTACCATGGTACAAGCAGACGCAACTCAGGAAACTCTACTTCAACATggtcttcctcttcctggGCTCGACTACCCTCGGATACGATGCCAGCTTGTTGAACGGGCTCCAGACGATGCAATCATGGCAGAGCT ATTTCGACCATCCTTCCGGCTCAAGGTTAGGCATCTTCGGCGCCATgcccggcttcggcggcctgttcgtcctcctcttcgcgccctacgtcgccgacggcctcggccggaAATGGGGCACCGCCAtcggctgcatcatcgtcatcttcggcgcCCTGCTCCAATCCTTCCCCGTCGGGGCGGGCGCCAGGCGAGACGCCATGTACCTCGTCGGCCGCTTCATCATGGGCGCCGGCTCCAACATCTCCAACGCCACCTGCCCCCTCCTCATCACCGAAGTCGCGCACCCGCAGCACCGGGGTAAAGTCACCACCCTCTACAACACCCTGTGGTACCTCGGCAGCATCATCTCGGCCTGGACCTGCTTCGGCACGCTCACCAACCAGTCCGGCAACATCCAATGGACGCTGCCCACGGGCCTGCAGTGCATGATGCCCGGCATCCAGCTGCTGTCCATCTGGTTCCTGCCGGAGAGCCCGAGGTGGCTGATcagcaagggcaaggaggccgaggccaagcgcGTCCTCATCAAGTACCACGGGAACAACAACGAGAACGACGAGTTCGCCAACTgggagctggccgagatcTCCACCACGCTGAggctggagaaggaggctTCGTCCCAGAGCGGCTGGATGGAGCTGGTCCGTACTCCCGGCAACCGCAAGCGCTGCGGCCTGATCATTGCCACGGCCATCTTCTCACAATGCAGTGGCAACGGCCTCGTGTCGTACTAT CTTTCCGTCATCCTCGGCACCATCGGAATCAAGGA TTCCATCACTCAAGCGTACATCAACGGCGGCCTTACCATCTGGTCTTGGCTGGTCTCCCTCACGGCAgccttcttcgtcgaccGCGTCGGGCGCCGCGTCCTTTTCCTGTTCGCCGGCGTGGGCATGctcatctccttctccgtctGGACGGCCTGCAGCGCAGTCTACGCCCAGACCGAATCGGCGTCCGCGGGTATCGCCGTCGTGGCCATGATCTTCGTCTTCtacggcgtcgccggcgccgcctggCCGGGACTCACCGTGTCGTACACCGTCGAGATTCTGCCCTACAACATCCGCGCCAAGGGTCTCAACCTGTGCTTCTGCTTCACTGCCCTCAGCGGCGTCTTCAACCAATGGGTCAACCCCCTCGGTCTTGAGCAGTTGGAGTGGAAGTTCTACTTTGTCTACATTGCAAT TCTGGTAATCGAATGTCTGGTCATCTACTTCTTCTTTGTCGAGACCAAGGGCCCGACGTTGGAGGAGATCTCCATGCTCTTTGACGGCAAAGACTCGGCTGCCGGGGTTGCCAGAGTGCATGCccaggccaaggtcgacgaggttgagaagAGAGAGGTGGCATAA